The proteins below are encoded in one region of Deltaproteobacteria bacterium:
- a CDS encoding efflux RND transporter periplasmic adaptor subunit — translation MKTGPVRHARKKFSILTILAVWLALNPTGSAGAQQASPPPPEVAVVTMTPRPVVLTVELPGRTASRGVAEIRPQVSGILQKRLFEEGADVKAGDLLYQIDPTPFRVALDSAKASLAKAKAHLPAIRSRAERYKSLLEGDVLGRQDYDDASAALEQVLADIMYWETQVESARINVEYTRITAPISGRIGRSNVTVGALVTAYQAVPLSTIQQLDPIHVDVAQSSVDFLRLRRNLETGLINTDGKNGRKVRLLLEDGSAYPQEGTLQFRDVTVDPTTGSYILRILVPNPDTLLLPGMYVRAEIQEGVVDEAILVPQQGVTRNHKGEPMVLVVDESDTVRQRKLILDRALGDQWLVKSGLAPGDRVVVEGAINARPGTVVKPVPFAKPAGPDAAVAN, via the coding sequence ATGAAAACTGGGCCCGTTCGCCACGCACGAAAGAAGTTTTCGATTCTGACGATTCTTGCCGTCTGGCTTGCCCTGAATCCGACCGGGTCCGCTGGGGCCCAGCAGGCGTCGCCGCCGCCCCCGGAGGTGGCCGTGGTGACCATGACTCCGCGACCCGTGGTTCTAACCGTCGAACTTCCCGGCCGTACGGCATCCCGGGGGGTGGCCGAAATCAGACCCCAGGTCAGCGGCATCCTGCAGAAGCGGCTCTTCGAGGAAGGGGCCGACGTCAAGGCCGGGGACCTGCTCTATCAAATTGATCCCACCCCGTTCCGGGTGGCCCTGGATTCGGCCAAGGCCTCCCTGGCCAAGGCCAAGGCCCATCTGCCGGCCATCCGGTCCCGGGCCGAACGCTACAAGAGCCTTCTGGAAGGAGACGTCCTTGGTCGGCAGGACTACGACGACGCCTCGGCCGCCCTGGAACAGGTCCTGGCCGACATCATGTATTGGGAAACTCAGGTCGAGTCGGCCCGGATCAATGTCGAGTACACCCGAATCACGGCCCCCATTTCCGGACGCATCGGCCGTTCCAACGTCACCGTGGGCGCCCTGGTCACGGCCTACCAGGCCGTGCCTCTGTCCACCATCCAGCAACTCGACCCCATCCACGTGGACGTGGCCCAGTCATCCGTGGACTTTCTTCGCCTGCGTCGGAATCTTGAAACCGGTCTGATCAACACCGACGGCAAAAACGGTCGCAAGGTCCGCCTGCTTCTGGAGGACGGGAGTGCCTATCCCCAGGAGGGCACGCTCCAGTTCCGGGACGTCACCGTGGATCCGACCACCGGCTCCTACATTCTTCGCATCCTGGTCCCCAATCCGGACACGCTCCTCCTGCCGGGGATGTACGTCCGGGCCGAGATCCAGGAAGGGGTGGTCGACGAGGCCATTCTCGTTCCCCAGCAGGGCGTGACCCGGAATCACAAGGGCGAGCCCATGGTCCTGGTGGTGGACGAGAGCGACACGGTCCGGCAGCGAAAATTGATCCTGGACCGGGCCCTGGGCGACCAATGGCTGGTCAAGAGCGGCCTGGCCCCCGGGGACCGGGTGGTGGTCGAGGGGGCCATCAATGCCCGGCCGGGTACGGTGGTAAAACCCGTGCCCTTCGCGAAACCCGCTGGCCCAGACGCGGCCGTCGCCAACTGA
- a CDS encoding TetR/AcrR family transcriptional regulator: KGYHNVSMQEIAERTEFATGTLYKFFPSKEDLYRSLVLEKCESFELAIQNVLEAEADEAEKLRAYVETKARRLVENLAFVRLFLAESKGVGFNLRSGLDEELRQRYYAHLERLAAVFESGMKRGRFNPVAEPYALAVALDNVMDSFFLLWLHDPEKLTYPQSPDLVLDIFFKPLLAEQQSL; encoded by the coding sequence AAAGGCTACCACAACGTCTCCATGCAGGAGATCGCCGAACGAACCGAGTTCGCCACCGGCACTCTGTACAAGTTTTTTCCGAGCAAGGAGGACCTGTACCGGAGTCTGGTTCTGGAAAAGTGCGAGAGCTTCGAGTTGGCCATTCAAAACGTCTTGGAAGCCGAGGCCGACGAGGCGGAAAAGCTTCGGGCCTATGTGGAGACCAAGGCCCGGCGACTCGTGGAGAATCTCGCCTTTGTCCGGCTCTTCCTGGCCGAAAGCAAGGGGGTGGGCTTCAACCTGAGGTCCGGCCTGGACGAGGAGTTACGCCAGAGATACTACGCCCATCTGGAACGCCTGGCGGCCGTCTTCGAGTCGGGCATGAAGCGTGGGCGGTTCAATCCCGTCGCCGAGCCCTATGCCTTGGCCGTGGCCCTGGACAATGTCATGGATTCCTTTTTCCTTCTCTGGTTGCACGATCCGGAAAAACTCACGTACCCCCAGAGCCCGGACCTGGTTCTGGACATCTTCTTCAAGCCTCTGCTCGCCGAACAGCAGTCTTTGTAA